One region of Streptococcus parasanguinis genomic DNA includes:
- a CDS encoding ABC transporter permease codes for MSIVTILSILVSSMIVYAAPLIFTSIGGAYSEHAGVVNVGLEGIMVMGAFSGIIFNLTFEPTLGSLTPWLSLIVAAGIGVLFSLIHAVATIHFRADHIVSGTVLNLMAPPLAVFLVKAMYNKGQTDNIKVAFGKTSIPVLSKIPVIGDIFFNNASIIGWVAILFSFFAWFIMFKTKFGLRLRSVGEHPQAADTLGINVYRMRYLGVMISGALAGIGGAIYAQSVSVNFAVTTIVGPGFIALAAMIFGKWNPIGAMLASLFFGASQSLAVIGNQLPLLKGIPSIYLQIAPYVLTMVVLAAFFGQAVAPKADGVNYIKSK; via the coding sequence ATGAGTATTGTAACGATTTTAAGTATTCTTGTTTCCTCTATGATTGTGTATGCAGCGCCGCTGATCTTCACAAGTATCGGAGGAGCATACTCAGAACACGCTGGGGTTGTTAACGTTGGTCTGGAAGGAATCATGGTTATGGGAGCCTTCTCAGGTATTATCTTTAACTTGACTTTTGAGCCTACGTTAGGAAGTTTAACACCATGGTTGTCCTTGATCGTTGCTGCAGGGATTGGAGTACTCTTCTCCTTGATCCACGCGGTGGCAACCATTCATTTCCGTGCTGACCATATCGTCTCAGGTACGGTATTGAACTTGATGGCACCACCATTGGCGGTCTTCCTTGTCAAAGCAATGTACAACAAGGGGCAAACTGATAATATCAAAGTTGCCTTTGGAAAAACATCGATTCCGGTCTTATCTAAAATTCCGGTCATTGGAGATATTTTCTTCAACAATGCCAGCATCATTGGTTGGGTTGCGATTCTCTTTTCATTCTTTGCTTGGTTTATCATGTTCAAGACGAAATTTGGATTGCGTCTTCGTTCAGTTGGTGAACACCCACAAGCAGCAGATACATTGGGAATCAATGTATATAGAATGCGATACTTAGGAGTGATGATCTCTGGTGCCCTAGCAGGAATCGGAGGAGCCATTTACGCTCAGTCAGTTTCTGTTAACTTCGCGGTGACGACTATTGTAGGTCCTGGATTTATCGCCCTTGCGGCTATGATTTTCGGGAAATGGAACCCAATCGGGGCCATGCTTGCTAGTCTCTTCTTTGGAGCTTCTCAAAGTTTGGCTGTTATCGGGAATCAATTGCCTTTGCTTAAAGGGATCCCATCCATCTACTTGCAAATTGCGCCTTACGTTTTGACCATGGTTGTCTTGGCAGCCTTCTTTGGACAAGCAGTTGCGCCAAAAGCAGATGGTGTTAACTATATTAAATCGAAATAA
- a CDS encoding ABC transporter permease: MNKNLKQIAVPLVSVLLGLVLGAIIMWAFSYDALWGYELLFKKAFGSIKSWGNISRAMGPLILVALGFSVASRAGFFNVGLPGQAFAGWIMATWFALSFPNMPRLLMIPMTVLIAAIAGGFIGAIPGFLRAYLGTSEVIITIMMNYIVLYGGNALIHSFPASLMKNKDSTIDVGANAVYQTEWLRNLTDKSQMNIGIFFAIIAVVVIWFLMKKTTLGFEIRAVGLNANAAEYAGMSAKRTIILSMIISGALAGIGGVAEGLGIYSNVYVQTSSMSVGFNGMAVALLAMNSPIGIPFAAFLFGALQIGGVGMKPAAIPEEVVQIVTASIIFFVCAHYIIEKMISMRSAKKGGAN, from the coding sequence ATGAATAAGAATTTAAAACAAATTGCCGTTCCATTGGTGTCTGTCCTTTTAGGATTGGTCTTGGGTGCCATTATTATGTGGGCCTTCAGCTATGATGCCCTTTGGGGATATGAATTGCTGTTTAAAAAAGCCTTTGGTTCGATTAAGAGTTGGGGAAATATTTCCCGTGCCATGGGGCCACTGATTTTGGTTGCTCTTGGATTTTCAGTAGCTAGCCGGGCCGGCTTCTTTAACGTTGGACTTCCTGGTCAGGCTTTTGCAGGATGGATCATGGCGACTTGGTTTGCCCTCTCCTTCCCAAATATGCCTCGCTTACTGATGATTCCGATGACCGTTTTGATTGCGGCTATTGCAGGTGGATTTATTGGAGCGATTCCTGGTTTCCTTCGTGCCTATCTCGGAACCAGTGAGGTCATTATCACCATTATGATGAACTACATTGTTCTCTATGGTGGGAATGCCTTGATTCATAGCTTCCCAGCTTCCTTGATGAAAAACAAGGACTCAACCATTGATGTGGGAGCCAACGCTGTCTACCAAACGGAGTGGTTGCGTAATTTGACAGACAAATCACAAATGAACATCGGGATCTTCTTTGCCATCATCGCAGTGGTGGTCATCTGGTTCTTGATGAAGAAAACAACACTTGGTTTTGAAATCCGTGCCGTTGGTCTCAATGCGAATGCGGCAGAATACGCTGGGATGTCTGCAAAACGGACCATTATCCTTTCTATGATCATTTCTGGTGCTCTTGCTGGTATCGGTGGGGTAGCAGAAGGTCTGGGGATTTACTCAAATGTCTACGTTCAAACCAGCTCGATGAGTGTTGGATTTAACGGAATGGCCGTAGCCCTTCTTGCGATGAATTCACCAATTGGTATTCCATTTGCTGCCTTCTTGTTTGGTGCACTTCAAATTGGGGGAGTTGGTATGAAACCAGCTGCAATCCCTGAAGAAGTCGTTCAAATTGTGACAGCATCTATTATCTTCTTCGTATGTGCCCACTACATTATTGAAAAGATGATCTCGATGCGTTCAGCTAAAAAAGGAGGAGCAAACTAA